The sequence CCCGGCGTATGACGCCTGCACTCGGATCGCTCAGGGCAAGCCGGTTTATTACAGGATGCCGGCCGATGAAGAATTCGGCTTTGATATTTCAAATTTCAGATCTCAGATCACGGAAAAGACCAGAGCTGCGGTCGTCATTTCGCCATCGAACCCGACCGGCAAGATACTGACCGAACAGAACCTCCGTGACATCGCCGAGGTACTCGACGGAACAGGCATTTGGCTCATATCGGACGAGATCTACAGCGACCTTTACTTTGGCGAGCGGCCGCGGTCGGCCAGCGAATTCTATGACCGGACGATCATTGTCAGCGGCCTGTCAAAATCACTGTCAATGACCGGCTGGCGCCTGGGCTGGGCAGCGAGCAAGGATGCGGACGTGATGGAAGCTATACAGGTATTGCACGGCTACACGACCGTCTGCGCCGCGACGATCGTTCAAAAGGCGAGTCTGCTCGCGTGGACCGATGAGGCCGAGGCCGCAAAACAGTATGCCCGCGACGTTTACCGTGAACGCGGCGAGTTTCTGGTCGATCTCCTTGCAAAAGAGTTAGGCCTGCACGCCACATCGCCCGAAGGCGCGTTCTACACAATGCTCGACGTTCGCACGTTAGGAGACGACCTTGAGGTCGCAGAGAAGTGCCTGCAAAACCGAGTGGTGACCGTTCCGGGCGTGGCTTTCGGTGAAGAAGCGAAAGGATTCTTACGGATCTCGTTCTGCAACACCGAGGAGCGCATGGCCGAAGGGGTTGGTAGGATGAAACAGGCGCTCCAGGCATAAGGGAGCATACAGAGCGGTGAAAAAGCACAGAGTAGGAATCTTGGGCGCTACGGGCACGGTTGGACAACGGTTCTGTCAACTGCTCGACGGGCACCCGCAGTTTGAGATAACGGCATTGGCGGCGTCTGATCGCTCAGCCGGAAAACTGTTTGTCGAAGCGTGTGCGTGGAAATTGCCGGGGACGATACCGACGAGTGTTCGTGACATTGTTGTCCAACCGATCGAGCCGCCGCTGGATTGCGACCTCGTCTTTTCGAGTTTGCCGTCGAATGTCGCCCGCGAGACCGAAGAGGCGTTCGCGCGTGCCGGTTATCCGGTAATCTCTAACTCCTCCAGCTATCGGATGGACGAGGACGTGCCGCTGCTGATACCTGAGATCAACGCCGACCATCTGGGACTGATCGCAACGCAGCAGACTAACCGCGGATGGTCAAAAGGGTTCATCGTCACAAATCCCAACTGCGCAGTTATCTCGTTTGCACCGCCGCTCGC is a genomic window of Chloracidobacterium sp. containing:
- a CDS encoding pyridoxal phosphate-dependent aminotransferase produces the protein MIDAKTQREFTPARRMRGLQPTLIRQFFERALPDSINFGLGEPDLPTPQFMRDEAARVAAGEQNGYTSHPGLPALRDKIAEQYPHLGLPRTGVVVTCGSQEAMTDAFMCVVDEGDEVLLPDPSFPAYDACTRIAQGKPVYYRMPADEEFGFDISNFRSQITEKTRAAVVISPSNPTGKILTEQNLRDIAEVLDGTGIWLISDEIYSDLYFGERPRSASEFYDRTIIVSGLSKSLSMTGWRLGWAASKDADVMEAIQVLHGYTTVCAATIVQKASLLAWTDEAEAAKQYARDVYRERGEFLVDLLAKELGLHATSPEGAFYTMLDVRTLGDDLEVAEKCLQNRVVTVPGVAFGEEAKGFLRISFCNTEERMAEGVGRMKQALQA